A genomic segment from Candidatus Poribacteria bacterium encodes:
- the ilvC gene encoding ketol-acid reductoisomerase produces the protein MARIYYDKDANLDLLKDKVIAIIGYGSQGHAQAQNLRDSGLNVIVSELEGTPNYDLAKQHGFEPVSAAEAAEKGDLIQMLVPDYVQPDLYRSAIAPHMKSGKILGFSHGFNIHFNQITPPKEVDVIMVAPKGPGHLLRSEFERGAGVPCLIAVQQDASGKAKEIALAYAKGIGGTKAGVIETTFKEETETDLFGEQVVLCGGVTELVKSAFDILVEAGYQPEIAYFECMHELKLIVDLFYQGGISYMRYSVSDTAEYGDLTRGPRVINDSVRAEMRKILQEIQSGEFAREWILENRAGRPVFNALRGKTKEYLIEKVGKKLRRMMPWIEAKEIED, from the coding sequence ATGGCAAGGATTTACTATGATAAGGATGCGAATCTCGATCTGCTTAAGGACAAAGTCATAGCCATCATCGGCTATGGCAGTCAGGGCCATGCTCAGGCGCAGAACCTGCGCGATAGCGGCCTGAACGTCATCGTCAGCGAGCTCGAGGGAACGCCGAACTACGATCTCGCCAAACAACACGGTTTCGAGCCCGTCTCCGCTGCCGAGGCGGCCGAGAAAGGGGATTTGATCCAGATGCTCGTGCCCGATTACGTACAGCCCGATCTTTATAGAAGCGCCATTGCGCCGCATATGAAGTCCGGCAAGATCCTCGGTTTCTCACATGGGTTTAACATCCATTTCAACCAGATCACCCCGCCCAAAGAGGTGGACGTGATAATGGTTGCGCCCAAGGGTCCGGGACACCTCCTGCGAAGCGAGTTCGAGCGCGGAGCCGGTGTGCCGTGTCTGATCGCCGTCCAGCAGGATGCCTCCGGCAAAGCGAAGGAGATAGCTTTAGCCTATGCTAAGGGTATAGGCGGAACCAAGGCGGGCGTGATCGAGACGACATTCAAGGAGGAAACCGAGACGGACCTCTTCGGCGAACAGGTGGTTTTATGTGGGGGCGTGACCGAGTTGGTCAAATCGGCCTTCGATATCTTGGTGGAGGCAGGGTATCAGCCGGAGATCGCATACTTCGAGTGCATGCATGAGCTCAAGCTGATCGTGGATCTGTTCTATCAGGGAGGAATCAGCTACATGCGATACTCCGTCAGCGACACCGCCGAATACGGAGACCTGACCAGAGGGCCAAGGGTGATCAACGACTCCGTCCGAGCCGAGATGAGAAAGATCCTCCAGGAGATACAGAGCGGAGAGTTCGCCAGGGAATGGATACTGGAGAACAGGGCGGGGAGGCCCGTCTTCAACGCCCTAAGGGGTAAAACGAAGGAATACCTCATCGAAAAGGTTGGAAAGAAACTGCGCCGGATGATGCCCTGGATCGAAGCGAAAGAAATCGAAGATTAA
- a CDS encoding ABC transporter permease, producing MSLFYLIFREIAHRKFNFLFSLLAVLTAVALFIFFHTTGRAAREEARVVLKNMGFNLRIIPKDTDMDKFWAEGFSEHTMPEDYVYRFAKQKGLYYNHLMATLQRKTTWRGKSVILTGILPEVSPPGKKKKPMSFSVKPGTVYIGYEIARSLGIKEGDVIDLLGERFTVAKALSQTGSMDDIRIYGHLHDIQRILGLKGRINEIKALECVCYIQSPEEFRRTLHRQLAQLLPDAKVIELQAIALARRNQRWMIERYFSTVMPFVIVVCAVWIGALAMMNVRDRRYEIGIMRALGYGSGKIALLFLGKAIVIGLIGAALGFLVGTLLSLTLGPDIFKVTARMIKPIYGLLGWSLIAAPAFAALSSFIPAMVAVTQDPALTLREG from the coding sequence ATGAGCCTATTTTATCTGATCTTCAGGGAGATAGCTCATAGGAAGTTTAACTTCCTCTTCAGCCTCTTGGCCGTCCTGACGGCGGTGGCCCTGTTCATATTCTTCCATACAACCGGAAGAGCTGCCAGAGAAGAAGCAAGGGTGGTGTTGAAGAACATGGGGTTTAACCTGAGGATAATCCCGAAGGACACCGATATGGATAAATTCTGGGCTGAGGGGTTCTCCGAACACACTATGCCCGAGGATTACGTCTACCGCTTCGCCAAACAGAAGGGGCTCTATTACAACCATCTGATGGCGACCCTGCAGAGAAAGACGACGTGGCGAGGTAAAAGCGTTATACTGACCGGAATCCTGCCCGAGGTCTCTCCCCCCGGAAAGAAGAAAAAACCCATGAGCTTCTCCGTCAAACCCGGAACGGTCTACATCGGTTATGAGATCGCACGGAGCCTGGGGATTAAGGAGGGGGATGTGATAGATCTTCTCGGCGAACGCTTCACGGTGGCTAAAGCGCTCTCCCAGACCGGCAGTATGGATGATATCCGTATCTACGGGCATCTTCACGATATTCAAAGGATATTGGGCCTGAAGGGGAGGATAAACGAGATAAAGGCTCTGGAGTGTGTCTGTTACATACAGTCGCCTGAGGAATTCCGGAGAACCCTGCACAGGCAACTCGCTCAGCTCCTTCCTGATGCGAAGGTAATAGAGCTCCAGGCCATCGCCCTGGCGCGGCGAAATCAGAGATGGATGATAGAGAGGTATTTCTCCACCGTTATGCCGTTTGTAATCGTCGTCTGTGCTGTGTGGATCGGCGCTCTGGCGATGATGAACGTCAGGGATAGGAGATACGAGATAGGCATCATGCGGGCCCTGGGATATGGCTCGGGCAAAATCGCCCTGCTGTTTCTGGGCAAGGCGATCGTGATAGGTCTGATCGGCGCCGCTTTAGGATTCCTGGTCGGCACACTGCTCTCTCTAACACTGGGACCCGACATATTCAAGGTGACGGCCAGGATGATAAAGCCGATATACGGTCTTCTGGGTTGG
- the yajC gene encoding preprotein translocase subunit YajC, with protein sequence MGFISSLMPLILIFLIFYLLIIRPQRIKEKKHQNMLQNLSKGDQVVTVGGLHGTIVGLTDDIVVLRVAEDVKVEVSRNAIAYLKKGGELIEGE encoded by the coding sequence ATGGGGTTTATCTCAAGTTTGATGCCTTTGATATTGATCTTCTTGATCTTCTATCTGTTGATAATCAGACCTCAGAGGATCAAGGAGAAAAAACATCAGAACATGCTTCAGAATCTCTCCAAAGGCGATCAGGTTGTCACCGTTGGCGGGCTGCACGGCACGATAGTCGGTTTGACCGATGATATCGTCGTTCTGAGGGTAGCAGAGGACGTGAAGGTCGAGGTCTCACGAAACGCTATCGCCTACCTGAAAAAAGGCGGGGAGCTCATCGAGGGAGAATAG